Within the Pelotomaculum isophthalicicum JI genome, the region TAATTGCAACCTTAAGCTGGTATTTAACCTGGTCAAGCGTTTTCAAAACCGTGGCTATGAGTTGGAAGACCTCTTTCAAATCGGTTGCATTGGTTTAATTAAAGCGATAGATAAATTTGACCCCAGCTATGAGGTGAAATTTTCAACATATGCCGTGCCGATGATCGTCGGGGAAATCAGAAGATTTTTAAGGGACGACAGTCCGGTAAAAGTCAGCCGTTCGGTAAAGGAAATCGCATATAAGATTCAGCAGGTGAGGGACGTCCTCACCGCAAAGTTGGGCCGTGAGCCGTCAGTGGGAGAAATAGCCGCGGACCTGGGGTTGTCCAGGGAAGAAGTTGTTAACGCGCTTGAGGCCGCTCAAACGCCTACGTCGATTTATGAGACTCTGCATCAGGATGACGGCGACCCGATATATCTGTTAGACCAGCTTAAAGACAAGGAAGACGGGGATGCGCCCTGGCTGGACAGGATATCTGTGAAAGAACTTTTAGACAACCTTTCTGAAAGGGACAGGCTGATTATTGCCTGGCGGTTTTTTGAGGATAAAACTCAGTCGGACATCGCAAAAAAATTGGGACTCTCGCAAGTGCAAGTGTCGCGGCTGGAAAGGCAGGCTTTAAAGAAACTCAAAGAATTAATGGAAAAGAGTGGCTAGGAAAACGTATAAAAAACAGTATTGTAGACATAATACAAATGCTTTAAAAAAATAAAGGAGGGATGATGGTTGCACGTTAAAGTGTCGGAAATAGTGGGTGAATCTCCCGATAGCTGGAAGGGCGCCGTGCAGTCAGCCATTACGGAGGCCTCGC harbors:
- the sigF gene encoding RNA polymerase sporulation sigma factor SigF — protein: MNGRLVEMNLPRFPLLKDREMKELLGKAKAGDGYARDRLINCNLKLVFNLVKRFQNRGYELEDLFQIGCIGLIKAIDKFDPSYEVKFSTYAVPMIVGEIRRFLRDDSPVKVSRSVKEIAYKIQQVRDVLTAKLGREPSVGEIAADLGLSREEVVNALEAAQTPTSIYETLHQDDGDPIYLLDQLKDKEDGDAPWLDRISVKELLDNLSERDRLIIAWRFFEDKTQSDIAKKLGLSQVQVSRLERQALKKLKELMEKSG